From the Terriglobales bacterium genome, one window contains:
- a CDS encoding Rdx family protein, with amino-acid sequence MKEAIERQMKIPTSIKMGSPGSFDVSLNGERIFSKKQIGRMPQQGEIILLLQAKTGI; translated from the coding sequence CTGAAAGAAGCAATCGAGCGCCAGATGAAGATTCCCACAAGTATCAAAATGGGTAGTCCTGGTTCATTCGACGTTTCGCTTAACGGCGAGCGGATTTTCTCAAAGAAACAAATCGGCCGTATGCCACAGCAGGGGGAAATCATTCTTCTGCTACAGGCGAAGACGGGCATTTAG
- a CDS encoding cold-shock protein, which yields MARGTVKFFNDGKGFGFITPDNGGKDVFVHTSAIEGGVFLKEGDKVEFETGQGQKGPQANNVRKV from the coding sequence ATGGCACGAGGCACAGTGAAGTTCTTCAATGATGGCAAGGGATTCGGATTCATAACCCCGGACAACGGCGGCAAGGACGTATTTGTGCACACCAGCGCCATTGAGGGCGGCGTCTTCTTGAAGGAAGGCGACAAAGTCGAGTTCGAAACGGGCCAAGGACAGAAAGGACCACAGGCAAACAACGTCCGGAAGGTTTAG